Proteins from a single region of Ananas comosus cultivar F153 linkage group 3, ASM154086v1, whole genome shotgun sequence:
- the LOC109707546 gene encoding uncharacterized protein LOC109707546 isoform X2 — MEGDGEARTRMDAAAAKEDEPAPPPSDPVQENILPGPAQNPVEPDPPPAMNRGEIVNALEVLERDSAAIAESFSSLFSSLRLALSEVTSTSIDNMECFSDVVGRLQESALDAASKGNKYINSCLRLNEEMKGLESLSMQLKILRKNVDSLDLAVNRLLRLP, encoded by the exons ATGGAGGGCGACGGAGAAGCGCGAACCCGGATGGACGCCGCCGCGGCGAAGGAGGATGAACCGGCTCCGCCCCCCTCCGACCCGGTCCAGGAGAACATCCTCCCTGGTCCGGCTCAAAATCCGGTCGAACCGGATCCTCCCCCCGCCATGAACCGCGGCGAGATCGTCAATGCCCTAGAAGTGCTGGAGAGGGACTCCGCCGCCATTGCCGAgagcttctcctctctcttctcctccctccGCCTCGCTCTCTCCGAG GTTACTTCTACTTCTATTGACAACATGGAGTGTTTTAGCGATGTCGTCGGCCGCCTGCAAGAATCCG CACTTGATGCTGCTTCCAAGGGAAACAAATACATAAATTCATGCTTGAG GTTGAATGAGGAAATGAAAGGCTTGGAAAGTTTATCCATGCAACT AAAGATCTTACGGAAGAACGTTGATTCGCTGGACCTGGCTGTGAACAGACTGCTTCGCCTCCCATAA
- the LOC109707546 gene encoding uncharacterized protein LOC109707546 isoform X1, with amino-acid sequence MEGDGEARTRMDAAAAKEDEPAPPPSDPVQENILPGPAQNPVEPDPPPAMNRGEIVNALEVLERDSAAIAESFSSLFSSLRLALSEVTSTSIDNMECFSDVVGRLQESALDAASKGNKYINSCLRILLMWFPFVASNRLNEEMKGLESLSMQLKILRKNVDSLDLAVNRLLRLP; translated from the exons ATGGAGGGCGACGGAGAAGCGCGAACCCGGATGGACGCCGCCGCGGCGAAGGAGGATGAACCGGCTCCGCCCCCCTCCGACCCGGTCCAGGAGAACATCCTCCCTGGTCCGGCTCAAAATCCGGTCGAACCGGATCCTCCCCCCGCCATGAACCGCGGCGAGATCGTCAATGCCCTAGAAGTGCTGGAGAGGGACTCCGCCGCCATTGCCGAgagcttctcctctctcttctcctccctccGCCTCGCTCTCTCCGAG GTTACTTCTACTTCTATTGACAACATGGAGTGTTTTAGCGATGTCGTCGGCCGCCTGCAAGAATCCG CACTTGATGCTGCTTCCAAGGGAAACAAATACATAAATTCATGCTTGAG AATTCTGCTTATGTGGTTCCCCTTTGTTGCGAGCAACAGGTTGAATGAGGAAATGAAAGGCTTGGAAAGTTTATCCATGCAACT AAAGATCTTACGGAAGAACGTTGATTCGCTGGACCTGGCTGTGAACAGACTGCTTCGCCTCCCATAA